One Brassica napus cultivar Da-Ae chromosome C4, Da-Ae, whole genome shotgun sequence genomic region harbors:
- the LOC106402154 gene encoding fatty-acid-binding protein 2-like isoform X1 produces MPLVMRSFIDLLESWSCLNLSFLSLFYFFLAEPINIIQMDSDDGNVSHILPKRSLLHVPGSLALEAFSCITKFTGAMLCWWNNNNNLQKMEISNYQLRSLSSCDDSSEQRVKSCYHPNFSLFRIHYGSKDLIPALFSKSTIQHFVNEAERLHSCSVLSLAVSLMSVNGLGLSLGSDDVQVSNNVEHRSCQVGRNGLSFHKLDAKRPTVEPRTGIEFPVSLKKNASGLTSEVLVATGSRTMKIVKIKSLKVYAFGFYVHPSSVCQKLGPKYASIPGSKLGRCDDLYKDLLREDIVMSVRLVVNYNGLKINTVRDAFEKSMRARLVKANPKTNFNCLNDFGSFFTQDIPIPAGTVIDFRRTADGQLITEIGGNLVGAVRSKDLCRAFFDMYIGDVPVSEQTKEEIGRNVEGILKSC; encoded by the exons ATGCCTCTGGTTATGAGATCGTTCATCGATTTGTTAGAAAGCTGGTCTTGTCTTAACCTTTCttttttgtctttattttatttttttcttgcagAACCAATTAATATTATTCAAATGGATTCGGACGATGGGAACGTATCACACATTCTACCAAAGAGGAGTCTTTTACATGTACCTGGAAGCTTGGCCTTGGAAGCATTTAGTTGCATCACCAAGTTCACAGGAGCTATGCTTTGCTGGtggaacaacaacaacaatttgCAGAAGATGGAGATTTCTAACTATCAATTGAGGAGCTTAAGCAGCTGTGATGATTCTTCGGAGCAGCGTGTGAAGAGTTGTTATCATCCCAACTTCTCTCTGTTTCGTATTCACTACGGATCAAAAGATTTAATCCCTGCCTTGTTCTCTAAATCAACTATTCAGCATTTTGTTAATGAAGCTGAGAGGCTACACTCTTGTTCCGTCCTCTCCTTGGCTGTTTCCTTGAT GTCGGTGAATGGACTTGGTTTGTCTCTAGGGAGTGACGATGTTCAAGTTTCCAACAACGTTGAGCATAGGTCTTGTCAGGTTGGACGCAATGGTTTGAGTTTTCACAAATTGGACGCGAAAAGACCAACGGTTGAGCCTCGAACCGGGATCGAGTTCCCCGTCTCGTTAAAGAAAAATGCATCTGGATTAACTTCTGAGGTGCTTGTTGCAACTGGATCACGGACAATGAAGATCGTCAAGATTAAATCTCTTAAAGTATATGCCTTTGGTTTTT ATGTTCATCCTTCGTCGGTGTGCCAGAAGCTTGGTCCAAAGTATGCTTCTATTCCCGGGAGCAAACTCGGCAGATGTGATGACTTATACAAAGATCTTTTAAG gGAGGATATTGTTATGAGTGTGAGGCTTGTTGTTAACTACAATGGTTTGAAGATCAATACTGTGAGAGA TGCTTTTGAGAAGTCTATGCGTGCTCGTTTGGTGAAG GCAAATCCCAAGACTAATTTCAATTGCTTGAATGATTTTGGTTCATTCTTCACACAAGATATTCCAATCCCCGCG GGAACAGTAATAGACTTTCGACGAACAGCTGATGGACAACTAATCACGGAGA TTGGTGGTAACCTGGTTGGAGCTGTCCGTAGCAAGGATCTTTGTA GGGCATTCTTTGATatgtacattggagatgttccaGTGTCTGAGCAGACAAAAGAGGAGATTGGTAGGAACGTTGAGGGAATCTTAAAGAGTTGctga
- the LOC106402154 gene encoding fatty-acid-binding protein 2-like isoform X2: MDSDDGNVSHILPKRSLLHVPGSLALEAFSCITKFTGAMLCWWNNNNNLQKMEISNYQLRSLSSCDDSSEQRVKSCYHPNFSLFRIHYGSKDLIPALFSKSTIQHFVNEAERLHSCSVLSLAVSLMSVNGLGLSLGSDDVQVSNNVEHRSCQVGRNGLSFHKLDAKRPTVEPRTGIEFPVSLKKNASGLTSEVLVATGSRTMKIVKIKSLKVYAFGFYVHPSSVCQKLGPKYASIPGSKLGRCDDLYKDLLREDIVMSVRLVVNYNGLKINTVRDAFEKSMRARLVKANPKTNFNCLNDFGSFFTQDIPIPAGTVIDFRRTADGQLITEIGGNLVGAVRSKDLCRAFFDMYIGDVPVSEQTKEEIGRNVEGILKSC; encoded by the exons ATGGATTCGGACGATGGGAACGTATCACACATTCTACCAAAGAGGAGTCTTTTACATGTACCTGGAAGCTTGGCCTTGGAAGCATTTAGTTGCATCACCAAGTTCACAGGAGCTATGCTTTGCTGGtggaacaacaacaacaatttgCAGAAGATGGAGATTTCTAACTATCAATTGAGGAGCTTAAGCAGCTGTGATGATTCTTCGGAGCAGCGTGTGAAGAGTTGTTATCATCCCAACTTCTCTCTGTTTCGTATTCACTACGGATCAAAAGATTTAATCCCTGCCTTGTTCTCTAAATCAACTATTCAGCATTTTGTTAATGAAGCTGAGAGGCTACACTCTTGTTCCGTCCTCTCCTTGGCTGTTTCCTTGAT GTCGGTGAATGGACTTGGTTTGTCTCTAGGGAGTGACGATGTTCAAGTTTCCAACAACGTTGAGCATAGGTCTTGTCAGGTTGGACGCAATGGTTTGAGTTTTCACAAATTGGACGCGAAAAGACCAACGGTTGAGCCTCGAACCGGGATCGAGTTCCCCGTCTCGTTAAAGAAAAATGCATCTGGATTAACTTCTGAGGTGCTTGTTGCAACTGGATCACGGACAATGAAGATCGTCAAGATTAAATCTCTTAAAGTATATGCCTTTGGTTTTT ATGTTCATCCTTCGTCGGTGTGCCAGAAGCTTGGTCCAAAGTATGCTTCTATTCCCGGGAGCAAACTCGGCAGATGTGATGACTTATACAAAGATCTTTTAAG gGAGGATATTGTTATGAGTGTGAGGCTTGTTGTTAACTACAATGGTTTGAAGATCAATACTGTGAGAGA TGCTTTTGAGAAGTCTATGCGTGCTCGTTTGGTGAAG GCAAATCCCAAGACTAATTTCAATTGCTTGAATGATTTTGGTTCATTCTTCACACAAGATATTCCAATCCCCGCG GGAACAGTAATAGACTTTCGACGAACAGCTGATGGACAACTAATCACGGAGA TTGGTGGTAACCTGGTTGGAGCTGTCCGTAGCAAGGATCTTTGTA GGGCATTCTTTGATatgtacattggagatgttccaGTGTCTGAGCAGACAAAAGAGGAGATTGGTAGGAACGTTGAGGGAATCTTAAAGAGTTGctga
- the LOC106402157 gene encoding S-adenosylmethionine mitochondrial carrier protein-like, which yields MVGTMEDFNEEEEFSVSVDPRRSRMAKKREPESQVVSILNHLFVKYPCLHHKSVVDTGRECTDSDTSCSLNFAKVGNFTSRSPPSIKSGGLDIGHLLKSALAGGISCAFSAFLMHPVDTVKTQVQASTTLSFIEIMSKIPEIGARGLYKGSIPAVVGQFASHGLRTSIYEASRLALPLVAPGLLDIQVQPIASFLGTVLGTTLRIPCEVLKQRLQANQFDNIVEATLSTWRQDGLKGLFRGTGVTLLREVPFYVAGMGLYSQSKKLVERRLGRVLEPWEAIAVGALSGGFTAVMTTPFDVIKTRMMTAPQGVDLSMWMAAYSIVTHEGFLAFYKGAVPRFFWTAPLGALNLAGYELLQKAFVTVRLDRPVHSD from the exons ATGGTCGGAACAATGGAAGATttcaacgaagaagaagagttcAGTGTATCCGTAGATCCAAGAAGATCAAGAATGGCGAAGAAAAGAGAACCCGAATCTCAAGTTGTCTCTATTCTGAATCATTTGTTTGTAAAGTACCCATGTCTTCACCATAAAAGCGTAGTCGATACTGGTCGGGAATGTACGGATTCAGATACGTCATGTAGCTTAAATTTTGCAAAAGTTGGAAACTTTACTTCAAGATCTCCTCCTTCGATCAAATCTGGTGGATTAGATATAGGTCATCTTCTCAAATCAGCATTAGCAGGAGGAATCTCTTGCGCTTTCTCTGCCTTTCTAATGCATCCCGTCGACACAGTCAAG ACACAAGTTCAAGCATCAACAACACTGTCGTTTATTGAAATAATGTCAAAGATTCCAGAGATTGGTGCTCGTGGTTTATACAAGGGATCTATCCCCGCCGTTGTTGGTCAATTCGCAAG CCATGGTTTACGAACAAGTATATACGAAGCAAGTAGACTCGCTTTACCCCTCGTTGCTCCTGGTCTCCTCGACATCCAA GTTCAGCCAATCGCGTCGTTTCTCGGCACGGTTCTGGGGACAACGCTGAGGATACCGTGCGAGGTGCTGAAACAACGGTTACAAGCCAATCAGTTCGACAACATCGTGGAAGCTACGCTTTCCACGTGGCGTCAAGATGGCCTCAAAGGCCTCTTTCGCGGCACCGGCGTTACTCTTCTCCGCGAGGTTCCCTTTTACGTCGCTGGCATGGGACTTTACAGCCAATCGAAGAAGCTGGTGGAGAGACGGCTAGGGAGAGTGCTTGAGCCGTGGGAGGCTATCGCGGTTGGAGCCTTGTCGGGCGGTTTCACGGCTGTTATGACGACGCCGTTTGATGTGATTAAAACTAGGATGATGACGGCTCCGCAAGGCGTGGATTTGTCTATGTGGATGGCTGCGTATTCGATTGTGACGCATGAGGGGTTTCTTGCTTTCTACAAAGGAGCTGTTCCGAGGTTCTTCTGGACTGCTCCTCTTGGTGCTTTGAACTTAGCTGGCTACGAGCTTCTTCAAAAGGCTTTCGTCACAGTACGTCTTGATCGGCCAGTGCATAGCGATTGA